One stretch of Candida orthopsilosis Co 90-125, chromosome 3 draft sequence DNA includes these proteins:
- a CDS encoding Alg8 glucosyltransferase (involved in cell wall mannan biosynthesis): MAMKKVTPTKNANIESKKGTQPSKKYTLFNIWVVSLALKLLLMVGYHSTDFDVHRNWLAITNKLPLSQWYIENTSQWTLDYPPFFAFFEWALSQFVPPHVAGDGCLDIVEKGSYGLPTVYFQRGTVILSEAVLFVALQWIIDTSPTHALRRRMYVATASLALSPGLMLIDHIHFQYNGMMYGMLLLCLNSARLERYLFCGFWFAVLLCFKHIYLYLAPAVFVFLLRAYCLKFKWNNKRNFVANLLNVVQWGNLFKLGAVVISVFAVAFLPFYNTLPQLLSRLFPFSRGLTHAYWAPNMWALYSFFDRVLIQIYKKIPVTRFLLKRVFQFDACLLSQDDLLNTSTRGIVGNIEFFILPEITPKLTFLLTLFYQMMALIPLFFQPTYRRFTGAMTLCGYASFLFGWHVHEKAILLVIFPLTLIVSRDKRLLPAYNLLVACGYGSLFPLIYTCNEWLVKVLYTLLWYIVFYFNFRKVARVPKKTSGAIIDRVVNGYILIFIFVVSITSVIDLLSNKFLILKKFEFLNLMIYSVYCSIGVISSWNTFSWLYFVDDEIWTEGE; this comes from the coding sequence ATGGCCATGAAAAAGGTCACACCAACCAAGAATGCCAATATAGAGTCTAAAAAAGGAACGCAACCATCAAAGAAGTACACGCTATTCAATATATGGGTGGTGTCACTTGCTTTGAAACTCCTATTAATGGTTGGTTACCACTCTACAGATTTTGATGTACATCGAAACTGGTTAGCCATAACCAATAAATTGCCGTTATCTCAATGGTACATAGAAAACACGTCACAATGGACACTAGATTACCCACCattttttgcattttttgAATGGGCTTTATCACAATTTGTTCCGCCGCACGTTGCTGGGGATGGATGTTTGGATATAGTGGAAAAGGGTCTGTATGGATTGCCGACTGTGTATTTCCAGAGAGGTACAGTTATTTTAAGTGAGGCAGTTTTGTTTGTGGCGTTGCAATGGATAATTGATACCTCACCCACCCATGCTCTTCGAAGAAGAATGTATGTTGCGACTGCCAGTCTTGCGTTGTCCCCGGGTTTAATGTTGATCGATCACATACATTTCCAATATAACGGGATGATGTACGGaatgttgttgctttgCTTAAATAGTGCCCGTTTGGAAAGATACTTATTCTGTGGGTTTTGGTTTGCAgttttgctttgttttAAACATATTTACTTGTACTTGGCACCAGCTGTGTTTGTGTTCTTACTACGTGCTTATTGCTTGAAGTTCAAATGGAATAACAAACGCAATTTCGTTGCTAATTTGCTCAACGTTGTTCAATGGGGAAATCTATTCAAGCTTGGTGCTGTTGTAATCTCTGTATTTGCCGTCGCATTTTTACCATTCTACAACACGTTGCCACAGTTGCTAAGTAGATTGTTTCCATTTAGTCGTGGTCTTACGCATGCGTATTGGGCACCAAACATGTGGGCTCTTTATTCCTTCTTTGATAGAgtgttgattcaaatttacaaaaaaatCCCGGTAACTCgctttttgttgaagagaGTGTTTCAATTCGATGCTTGCCTTTTGAGTCAagatgatttgttgaatacaTCAACAAGAGGAATTGTTGGTAATATCGAGTTTTTCATACTTCCTGAAATTACTCCAAAACTTACATTTCTATTAACGTTGTTTTACCAAATGATGGCCCTAATTCCGTTGTTTTTCCAACCAACATACCGCAGATTTACCGGAGCTATGACATTGTGTGGTTATGCATCCTTCTTATTTGGCTGGCATGTTCATGAAAAGGCAATATTACTTGTCATTTTCCCCTTAACATTGATTGTTTCTCGTGACAAGAGATTATTGCCTGCGTACAACTTGCTTGTTGCCTGTGGATATGGATCGCTTTTCCCGCTCATATACACCTGTAATGAATGGTTAGTAAAAGTCCTTTACACATTGCTTTGGTATATTGTGTTTTATTTCAACTTTAGAAAAGTTGCTCGAGTTCCAAAGAAGACAAGCGGTGCTATAATAGATCGAGTGGTTAATGGGTATATCTTAATATTcatctttgttgtttcaattaCTAGTGTCATCGATTTGTTGCTGAATaagtttttgatcttgaagAAATTCGAATTCTTGAACTTGATGATATACAGTGTTTATTGCAGCATAGGTGTAATAAGTAGTTGGAACACTTTTTCATGGCTATACTTTGTTGACGATGAGATATGGACTGAGGGTGAATAA
- a CDS encoding Rev3 protein (S. cerevisiae homolog REV3 has DNA-directed DNA polymerase activity, has role in error-free synthesis, error-prone translesion synthesis and localizes to nuclear chromatin, zeta DNA polymerase complex, mitochondrion): protein MSSVSQQNKRIFHFRFRHNHKNAKSLPSISSLIHLIVTPTLSINDNSMNNGQHNSSTFDSTFNVSSVNWSAHLNSASHLKIQINDYDTYQACPTKLDQLYTQVSQVPIIRVYGSLSFEEKVFSSNSSTMNKKQKLIVNQQTHPRTLVFNVVLHIHNFYPYFYVDCHEQDYQKLQSRQYLEKLINHLEVVVKESFKRRRGRKGTEEQELENAMEEEQEDKDDEKDIDGNEKPNLRKYIANVSVCKAVPIYGFQIGYKLFYKISLLSPLYKNRLARMFQENKINLHHFDQPNETKKNATPTYVYEAHLPYLLQFLTDFNLFGCGWLVIDRDHVNNGPRTKGLYFRTPIFSKLQHGRYSHSQMRALSSYLQSFILPDNVLVDGGTLKTFKRIGKSVLELDITTSSIVNRTWQSARELHNSFVERKQFEEYKSDLSLYGYPKHGYKHEQDGTPKIYLSSLKYIYNDLKYQCHLRNSTFDVSVDVLESSERCYFGTGSSIWSNQQQLKELLEYMKQLNGKSSEGFDGYAAKILNKGRILNNFPTSFDLVDVEKSLSFHNSRMQFGRDILIWGEFKGLFKIDVPLFDRNSKSGSSMPGEVLDGENQREVVQNAMDDSDTDENFSGSDGDSTDGNNEVNDKDNSIEKAPHELGASTNPSFLRSANNGDHNESLELKDEVDEVEGFDSAEEFDVSIMKSMTQTRAKNNPNLATKLPSLDEISSIEDFSFTPTPSQSNAAPPLKNMQVGGCEFEVIIPNQLRKENCKKVFQDRGLMEINYADPFYNTIDDVPEKPFVFANQKMNVAVRNFSTIPSLDLVHVDVPEGRKILNGNKVCTWEYMPEPPSKKRVIDWLKTEENTVVKKRLKYRSQIEPGVTQSHDFKFSYNSEKVSRKPDEFNYLSSFHLEIHASPPNSKLAVDPLRDPILFIFYSFDDANEMFDMSKCKSGVLVFNNNNYNNDFFSRLSKSSGLYIVLFDEERKMVEKLVELVEMYDPDILSGYEVNSMSWGYIVERFREVYQVNIMSELSRGTHRSNGKLGDRWGYTHTASIEINGRHILNVWRILKSELALTSYTLENVCYHLLHRSLPRYSLHQISQWLQSGKFKDIQVAFLYYMRRIELTLKIISVRELITRNVEHSRLIGIEFNSNFYRGSQYKVESILSRISKTESILLNSPSKMQVHEMRPIECIPLILEPKANFYKSPLVVLDFQSLYPSIMIAYNYCYSTLIGKLHNFKPKKNNIGYLKNHNLPPGLVDLLTTDDAVNVSPNGFAFVKSHVRKSILAKMLEEILNIRIKTKSVMKLFKDDTELTKLYNARQIALKLIANVTYGYASATFSGRMPNSDIADAIVSTGREILDKSIEMIESGDYGAKVVYGDTDSLFVYFPGKSKAEAFKSGREIAKMVTNHFPDPIQLKFEKAYHPCVLLAKKRYVGYSFEYENQVMPKFDAKGIETVRRDGIPAQQKMTEKALRILFETKDLSKVKQYTLKQFLKIFNNKIAINDFCFAKEVRYGNYKDERYLPPGALLASKAVEDDPRKEPQYKERVPYVVTRDSTKVRIKDRVMFPEDFIKTFSTAEPLTLDYEYYITRVLIPPLERIFNLMGADVRGWYKELPKFTRSNIISVFSDSCLICGSRLDGREYVCSKCSQDERQLVTNVTMTCKNKQEKVVEIENTCRNCSQNVFASGVNVSQYTHDCINRDCSVYYSKVKVGQEAKQLFTRRDKIMQTLEW from the coding sequence ATGTCTTCTGTCCTGcagcaaaacaaaagaatattcCATTTTCGTTTTCGCCACAATCACAAAAATGCGAAAAGCTTgccatcaatttcttcattgatCCATCTCATCGTAACCCCAACATTATCCATAAATGACAACTCTATGAATAATGGCCAACATAATAGCTCGACGTTTGACTCGACATTCAACGTAAGCTCTGTCAACTGGTCTGCACACTTAAACTCAGCGTCACATTTGAAGATCCAAATTAATGACTATGACACTTATCAAGCATGCCCGACAAAGTTGGATCAGTTATACACCCAAGTATCTCAAGTTCCAATCATACGAGTTTATGGATCACTATCTTTTGAGGAGAAAGTTTTTTCAAGCAACCTGTCTACCATGAACAAGAAACAGAAACTCATAGTCAATCAGCAGACGCATCCTCGAACATTAGTATTCAATGTCGTTTTACATATTCACAACTTTTATCCTTACTTTTATGTGGACTGTCATGAGCAAGACTACCAAAAGCTACAAAGTCGCcaatatttggaaaaattaaTCAACCACTTGGAAGTCGTTGTGAAGGAGTCATTCAAACGAAGGCGTGGAAGAAAAGGTACCGAGGAgcaagaattggaaaatgcaATGGAGGAAGAACAGGAAgataaagatgatgaaaaagacATCGACGGTAATGAGAAACCGAATCTACGCAAATATATTGCCAATGTATCAGTTTGCAAAGCAGTCCCTATATACGgctttcaaattggatataAATTATTCTACAAAATATCCCTTCTTTCACCATTATATAAGAACCGTTTAGCACGAATGTTTCaggaaaacaaaatcaacttgCATCATTTTGACCAACCTAAtgaaaccaaaaagaaTGCGACCCCGACTTATGTTTACGAAGCTCATCTTCCATacttgttgcaatttttgACCGACTTTAATTTGTTTGGGTGTGGTTGGTTGGTCATTGATCGTGACCATGTCAATAATGGACCTCGAACAAAGGGTTTGTATTTTCGTACGCCGATATTCAGCAAACTTCAACATGGTAGATATAGTCACTCACAAATGCGTGCGTTGTCAAGTTACTTGCAACTGTTTATTTTGCCAGATAATGTTCTCGTTGATGGTGGGACTTTAAAAACGTTTAAACGAATTGGAAAATCAGTATTAGAGTTGGATATAACAACTAGCAGTATTGTCAATCGTACTTGGCAATCGGCAAGAGAATTGCACAACAGTTTTGTTGAACGAAAgcaatttgaagaatataaATCTGATTTATCTTTATACGGGTATCCCAAACATGGGTATAAGCATGAGCAGGACGGAACCCCAAAAATATATCtttcttcattgaaatACATTTATAACGACTTGAAATATCAATGCCATTTGAGGAATTCCACATTTGATGTGTCTGTGGATGTGTTGGAATCCTCTGAACGCTGCTATTTTGGGACTGGATCTTCCATCTGGTccaaccaacaacaattgaaggagCTCTTGGAATACATGAAACAGTTGAATGGTAAATCAAGCGAAGGATTCGATGGTTATGCTGCCAAGATTCTAAACAAGGGGCGTATACTCAACAACTTTCCAACGTCGTTCgatttggttgatgttgaaaagagTTTACTGTTTCACAACCTGCGAATGCAATTTGGTAGGGATATACTAATATGGGGAGAATTTAAAGGCTTATTCAAGATAGATGTTCCATTGTTTGACAGGAATTCGAAGAGTGGATCGTCTATGCCTGGTGAAGTTTTAGATGGAGAGAATCAAAGGGAAGTAGTACAGAATGCTATGGATGACCTGGACACTGATGAGAATTTCTCTGGCTCTGATGGTGATCTGACGGATGGTAACAATGAAGTAAACGATAAGGATAATTCAATAGAAAAGGCCCCTCATGAACTAGGTGCCTCCACAAACCCGTCTTTCTTGAGAAGCGCTAACAATGGTGACCACAATGAGTCATTGGAATTGAaggatgaagttgatgaggTTGAGGGTTTTGATTCAGCTGAGGAGTTTGATGTATCAATCATGAAATCAATGACTCAAACTCGAGCTAAGAATAACCCAAATTTGGCTACAAAATTGCCCAGTCTTGACGAAATCtcctcaattgaagatttttCATTCACACCTACTCCAAGCCAATCTAATGCGGCCCCTCCTTTGAAAAACATGCAAGTTGGAGGATGTGAGTTTGAAGTGATTATACCCAATCAATTGAGGAAGgaaaattgtaaaaaggTTTTCCAAGATAGAGGGCTAATGGAGATAAACTATGCTGATCCTTTTTACAACACCATTGATGATGTCCCTGAAAAACCTTTTGTGTTTGCCAATCAGAAAATGAATGTTGCTGTGAGAAATTTTCTGACAATTCCCAGTTTGGATTTAGTGCATGTAGATGTACCTGAAGGTAGAAAAATTCTTAATGGGAATAAGGTTTGTACTTGGGAGTATATGCCAGAGCCTCCCAGCAAAAAAAGGGTCATTGACTGGCTCAAGACTGAAGAGAATACGGTAGTCAAGAAACGGCTAAAATACAGATCTCAAATTGAACCAGGTGTAACTCAATCTCATGACTTCAAATTCAGTTACAACTCTGAAAAGGTGTCACGCAAGCCAGATGAATTCAATTACTTGAGCAGTTTTCATTTGGAAATTCATGCAAGCCCACCGAATTCGAAATTGGCGGTTGACCCCTTACGAGATCCAATattgtttatattttattCGTTTGATGATGCGAATGAAATGTTTGACATGTCTAAATGCAAATCTGGAGTCCTTGtcttcaacaataacaattaCAATAATGACTTTTTTAGTAGATTAAGCAAGTCTCTGGGGCTATacattgtattgtttgatgaagaaagaaaaatggTCGAAAAATTAGTAGAATTGGTTGAGATGTACGATCCAGATATTTTATCAGGATATGAAGTCAATTCAATGTCCTGGGGctacattgttgaaagattcCGTGAAGTTTATCAAGTTAATATCATGAGTGAACTAAGCAGGGGAACCCATAGAAGTAACGGAAAACTTGGTGATCGATGGGGTTACACTCATACAGCCAGCATCGAGATTAACGGAAGACACATTTTGAATGTTTGGAGAATCTTGAAATCAGAATTAGCTTTGACAAGTTATACATTAGAGAATGTGTGTTATCATTTACTACATAGGTCACTACCTCGGTACCTGCTTCACCAAATATCCCAATGGCTACAGAGTGGGAAATTCAAGGACATACAAGTCGCATTTTTATATTACATGAGACGAATAGAGTTGACATTAAAAATTATATCAGTACGGGAGTTGATTACAAGGAACGTTGAACATTCAAGATtgattggaattgaattcaattccaactTTTACCGTGGATCACAATATAAGGTAGAATCCATATTATCGAGAATATCCAAAACCGAAAGCATTTTGCTAAACTCGCCATCCAAAATGCAGGTGCACGAAATGAGGCCAATCGAGTGCATCCCTTTGATATTGGAACCAAAAGCCAATTTTTATAAATCGCCGTTGGTGGTTTTGGATTTTCAATCCTTGTATCCATCCATTATGATTGCCTATAACTATTGTTATTCAACTTTAATTGGAAAGCttcacaatttcaaaccaaagaaaaacaatattGGCTATTTAAAGAATCATAACTTGCCACCAGGTTTAGTAGATCTATTGACCACAGACGATGCCGTAAATGTTTCACCAAATGGGTTTGCTTTTGTCAAGAGTCATGTGCGAAAATCCATTTTAGCCAAAATGTTGGAAGAGATCCTAAACATCCGTATAAAAACAAAGTCTGTTATGAAGTTATTCAAAGATGATACCGAGCTAACAAAACTATACAATGCAAGACAAattgctttgaaattgattgccAATGTGACTTATGGGTACGCTTCAGCAACTTTTAGTGGGAGAATGCCAAACTCAGATATTGCTGATGCAATTGTCTCCACCGGGCGAGAGATTCTAGACAAGTCAATAGAGATGATCGAGTCTGGTGATTACGGTGCAAAGGTTGTTTATGGTGATACTGATTCCTTGTTTGTGTATTTCCCCGGTAAATCAAAAGCTGAAGCATTTAAACTGGGCCGAGAAATTGCGAAAATGGTTACCAACCATTTCCCCGATCCTATTCAActcaagtttgaaaaagcGTACCATCCATGTGTTTTGCTTGCAAAGAAAAGGTATGTGGgttattcttttgaatatGAAAATCAAGTGATGCCGAAGTTCGACGCTAAAGGTATTGAGACTGTTCGTAGAGATGGTATACCTGCACAGCAAAAGATGACAGAAAAAGCGTTGAGAATATTATTTGAGACCAAGGACTTGTCGAAAGTGAAGCAGTACACgttgaaacaatttttgaaaatattcaatAATAAAATTGCCATCAATGATTTCTGCTTTGCCAAGGAAGTGAGATATGGAAACTATAAGGACGAAAGGTACTTGCCACCGGGAGCATTACTAGCAAGTAAGgcagttgaagatgatcCTAGAAAGGAGCCACAGTACAAGGAAAGAGTCCCATATGTTGTTACTCGTGACTCGACAAAAGTCAGGATCAAAGATCGAGTAATGTTTCCTGAGGACTTCATAAAGACGTTTAGTACTGCCGAGCCGTTGACATTGGACTATGAATATTACATAACCAGAGTATTAATCCCTCCATTGGAGAGaatttttaatttgatGGGAGCTGATGTGAGGGGGTGGTACAAGGAATTACCTAAATTTACCAGATCCAACATAATCAGCGTATTTAGCGATTCGTGTTTGATATGTGGCAGCAGGTTAGATGGAAGGGAATACGTTTGTCTGAAATGCTCCCAAGACGAACGACAATTGGTAACAAATGTAACCATGACTTGTAAGAACAAACAAGAGAAAGTTgtggaaattgaaaatacgTGTCGCAATTGTCTGCAGAATGTGTTTGCTTCTGGAGTTAATGTCTCACAATATACTCACGATTGTATCAATCGTGATTGTTCGGTGTACTATAGCAAGGTCAAAGTAGGGCAAGAAGCAAAACAATTGTTCACCAGGCGGGACAAAATAATGCAGACTTTGGAATGGTGA
- a CDS encoding Acs1 acetyl-CoA synthetase: MPESKHSHISLDHESMLQPPKGFFERSKSKPNLADFATYQKLYRQSIENPNEFFGEQAKQFLDWYKPFDLARFPASSEDDFKNGDLPAWFVNGELNACYNAVDRWAIKNPNKPAIIYEADEVNEGRIITYGELLKEVSKLAQALVKLGVKKGDSVAVYLPMIPEAIVTLLAIVRIGAIHSVVFAGFSSASLRDRILDADSRIVITADESKRGGKTIETKRIVDDALKECPDVRNVIVFKRTGNSHVPFTKGRDLWWHEELAKYGSYFPPTPVNSEDPLFLLYTSGSTGKPKGVQHTTAGYLLGALLTTKYVFDVHEDDILFTAGDIGWITGHTYVVYGPLLNGATSVVFEGTPAYPNFSRYWEIVDKYKVNQFYVAPTALRLLKRAGTKFVQPYDLSSIRVLGSVGEPIAAEVWHWYNDNIGRGKAHIVDTYWQTESGSHLLTPLAGVTPTKPGSASLPFFGVDPKILDPTTGKELEGNDVEGVLAVKSAWPSITRGIFNDYNRFIDTYLAPYPNHYFTGDGAARDLDGFYWILGRVDDVVNVSGHRLSTAEIEAALIEHDLVAESAVVGYADDLTGQAVAAYVSLKKDKLSDNEDMDAVKKELILTVRKEIGPFAAPKLILLVDDLPKTRSGKIMRRILRKVLAGEADQLGDISTLSNPQVVQQIIDVVDEAVKK, encoded by the coding sequence ATGCCTGAATCCAAACATTCACACATTTCCTTAGACCACGAGTCTATGCTTCAACCTCCAAAAGGGTTCTTTGAAAGATCTAAATCCAAGCCAAACTTGGCTGATTTCGCTACCTATCAAAAATTATATCGTCAATCGATTGAAAACCCCAATGAATTCTTTGGCGAACAAGctaaacaatttttggaCTGGTACAAACCATTTGACTTGGCTAGATTTCCAGCTTCAAGTGAagatgatttcaaaaatggtgATTTACCAGCTTGGTTCGTTAATGGTGAATTGAATGCTTGTTATAATGCAGTTGATAGATGGGCTATCAAGAACCCAAACAAACCAGCTATTATTTACGAAGCTGATGAGGTCAATGAAGGTAGAATTATCACCTATGgagaattgttgaaagaagttAGTAAATTGGCTCAAGCTTTGGTTAAATTGGGGGTTAAAAAGGGTGATTCAGTAGCTGTTTATTTACCAATGATTCCTGAAGCTATCGTTACTTTATTGGCAATTGTTCGTATTGGTGCCATTCATTCAGTGGTGTTTGCTGGATTTTCAAGTGCTTCTTTAAGAGACAGGATCTTGGATGCtgattcaagaattgttATTACTGCTGATGAATCCAAGAGAGGTGGTAAAACTattgaaacaaagagaattgttgatgacGCATTGAAAGAATGCCCAGATGTTAGAAAtgtcattgttttcaaGAGAACTGGTAACTCTCATGTCCCATTCACTAAAGGTAGAGATTTATGGTGGCATGAAGAATTGGCTAAATATGGTTCATATTTCCCACCAACACCAGTCAATTCTGAAGATCcattgttcttgttgtaCACTTCAGGATCTACTGGTAAACCAAAGGGTGTCCAACATACAACTGCTGGTTACTTATTAGGAGCATTACTTACTACCAAGTATGTATTTGATGTTCATGAGGATGACATTTTGTTTACTGCTGGTGATATTGGTTGGATTACTGGTCATACATATGTTGTTTACGGTCCATTATTGAATGGTGCTACATCAGTTGTATTTGAAGGTACTCCAGCATACCCTAATTTCTCAAGATACTGGGAAATAGTTGACAAGTACAAGGTTAATCAATTTTACGTTGCTCCAACTGCTTTAAGATTGTTGAAACGCGCAGGCACCAAGTTTGTTCAACCGTATGATTTAAGTTCAATAAGAGTATTGGGTTCAGTTGGTGAACCAATTGCTGCTGAAGTATGGCATTGGTACAATGACAATATTGGTAGAGGCAAGGCTCacattgttgatacttATTGGCAAACCGAATCCGGCTCTCATTTGTTGACTCCATTGGCTGGTGTTACCCCAACTAAACCCGGATCAGCTTCATTGCCATTCTTTGGGGTTGACCCTAAGATTTTGGACCCAACTACTGGTAAAGAATTGGAAGgtaatgatgttgaaggtGTTTTGGCAGTTAAATCAGCATGGCCCTCAATCACCAGAGGTATCTTCAATGATTACAATAGATTTATTGACACCTACTTGGCACCATATCCAAACCATTATTTTACTGGTGACGGGGCTGCTCGTGATTTGGACGGATTCTATTGGATTTTGGGTagagttgatgatgttgtcaATGTAAGTGGTCACAGATTATCTACtgctgaaattgaagcCGCTTTGATTGAACATGATTTGGTTGCCGAAAGTGCTGTTGTTGGATACGCTGATGACTTGACTGGTCAAGCTGTTGCTGCGTATGTTTCATTAAAGAAGGACAAATTGagtgataatgaagatatGGATGCCGTGAAGAAGGAATTAATTTTGACGGTTCgtaaagaaattggacCATTTGCTgcaccaaaattgattttattggttgatgatttacCAAAAACTAGATCAGGTAAGATTATGAGACGTATTTTACGTAAAGTCTTGGCTGGTGAAGCTGACCAATTGGGTGAtatttcaactttatctAATCCACAAgttgttcaacaaatcattgatgttgttgatgaagcagTCAAAAAGTGA
- a CDS encoding Hem4 uroporphyrinogen III synthase, producing MNNTVILLKNPSTPSDPYHDLLLANSYSPHFIPLLHHTHKDKAQTIAYLTSNEFVENTSNFIITSQRAVEMLRECINELNEDHQANIRSKILNKVGYTVGPATHKILKEVGFVNVRGGIDAGNGSKLADLIMDELTPNTKIVFFTGEIRKDIIPRKLLDIGKFNQFEEFVMYQTCERDDIIDKFNAVVEGVDGVGENGGEATASLHGWIVFFSPQGTKDIVEYLKESSNTVGASEGTRRWKLASIGPTTEEYLLSHGLTPDTIAAKPDAASLVDGILKCD from the coding sequence ATGAACAATACAGTCATTCTACTAAAAAATCCCAGTACACCCTCAGACCCCTACCATGACTTACTCCTAGCAAATTCGTACAGTCCCCATTTTATCCCATTATTGCATCATACTCATAAAGACAAAGCACAAACAATAGCCTATCTTACATCTAAcgaatttgttgaaaacacTCTGAATTTCATAATCACCTCACAACGTGCAGTAGAAATGTTGCGCGAATGCATCAATGAACTCAATGAAGATCATCAGGCGAATATACGactgaaaattttgaataaagtGGGGTACACGGTAGGTCCAGCAACTCACAAGATATTAAAAGAAGTTGGATTCGTTAATGTACGAGGTGGTATAGATGCTGGAAATGGTTCCAAATTAGCTGATTTGATCATGGATGAATTGActccaaatacaaaaattgtattttttaCTGGTGAAATTAGAAAAGATATAATTCCTAGGAAATTGCTAGATATTGGTAagtttaatcaatttgaagaatttgtcATGTATCAAACTTGTGAAAGAGATGAtataattgataaattcaatgctgttgttgaaggaGTCGATGGAGTTGGTGAAAATGGTGGGGAAGCTACGGCCAGTTTACATGGATGGATTGTATTTTTCAGTCCTCAAGGAACTAAAGATATTGTCGAATACTTGAAAGAACTGAGTAATACTGTTGGTGCGTCTGAAGGGACCAGAAGGTGGAAATTGGCTAGTATTGGTCCTACCACTGAAGAATATCTCTTATCCCATGGATTAACACCTGATACAATTGCTGCAAAACCAGATGCTGCCAGTTTGGTTGATGGCATACTTAAATGTGATTAG